The Streptomyces sp. HUAS MG91 sequence CGAGCCCGTTGACCAGCGGGATGGAGCCGCCCGTCGCGATGTACGAGGCCTCGGTCCCCCACGCCGTCGCGAGCGCGGCGCGGGCGGCGCGGTAGGCCGGGCCGTCGGTGGCGGCCTCGTAGCCGGGGCCGGTGTCGCCCGGGGTGACGGTGAGCGGGACGCCGAACGGCTTGAGGCCGCTGAGGTGGTCGGCCAGCGCCGCCCGGGCCTCGCGCGGGTCCTGCCGCGGGTGGAAGCGGAGGTTGAGCTTGGCGCGGGCGTACGGGACCACGGCGGACGCGGCGTGGTCGACGCTCGGGGCGTCGATGCCGATGACGGTGATCGCGGGGCCGCTCCACAGGCGCTCGCCGAGGGTGCCGCTGCCGAGCAGCGGGAGGCCCGCCTCGACGCCTGCGAGGTCGCGGAACTCGTCCTCGGTGAACCCGGCGCCGGTCCACTCGTCGCGGCGCAGGCCCTCGACGGCGACGTCCCCGTGCACGTCGTGCAGGGTGGCGAGGGCCTTGAGGAGGACGAGCAGGGCGTCGGGGGCGGCGCCTCCGAACTCGCCGCTGTGGCGCGGTTCCTTCAGGGTGCGGGCCTCGACGATCACCTCGGCGGCGCCGCGCAGGCCGGTGGTGAGGGTGGGGGTGCCGGGGCGGACGTTGCCGAGGTCGGCGATGACCATGGCGTCGCAGGCGAACCGCTCCGGGTCGGTGGGCGGGTACTCGTCGAAGGGGCTGCCGTACTCCTCCTGACCCTCGAAGACGATCTTGACGCCGACCGGCGGGCGGCCGCCGAAGGCCCGGAGCATGCCGAGGTGCGCGATGACGTTCGACTTGTCGTCGGCGATGCCGCGCGCCCGCAGCCCTTCCTCGCCGCCCTCCCGGACCGGGGTCGGCTCGAACGGCGGGGACTCCCACAGGCTCTCGTCGCCGGGCGGCTGGACGTCGTAGTGCGAGTAGAGCAGCACGGTCGGTGCGTCCGGGGTCGGCGGCGGGATCTCGCCGAAGATCACCGGGGCGGTGTCGGGCAGTTCGATGGTCTCGATGTGCTCGACACCGACGTCGCGGAGCAGGCCGACGAGGAGGTCGTGGGCCTCCCGGACCGGTTCGGCGGGGAAGCCGGGGAAGGCGATCGACGGGATCCTGGCGAGCCGCTCCAGGTCGGCCCGCAGCCCGTCCATCAGCCGGTCGGCCGCCGCCCGGGGGTCAAGGGAGCCCTGCGGATCTGCCATGACGTACACGCCCCTCACTGTGTTGTATGCGTGGTTCGTCCGGATTATCCGGGTCGGGGCGGGGCGGTTCGTCCGTGGCTCGCCGACGGGGGCGGCAACGGGATTAAGGTCGGGGCATGGCAGCGAAGACAACGCAGACGCCGCAAGCCCCGAAGGAACCGGGGCCGCCCGGTGGCGAGAGTGTGCGCGTCGACAGCTGGATCTGGTCCGTGCGGCTGGTCAAGACGCGCTCGGCGGGCGCCGCGGCCTGCAAGGGCGGGCACGTCAAGGTCAACGGGACGAGCGCGAAGCCCGCGTACGCGCTGCGCGTCGGTGACGAGGTGCGGCTGCGCCAGCCCGGTCACCAGGAGCGGGTGGTCGTGGTGAAGCGGCTGCTGCGCAAGCGGGTCAGCGCGCCGGTCGCCGTCGAGGCGTACGTCGACAACAGCCCGCCGCCCCCGCCCCGCGAGGTCGTGGCGCCGGTCGGCATCCGTGACCGCGGCACGGGCCGCCCCACCAAGCGCGACCGCCGGGAACTGGAGCGCCTGCGCGGCATCTTCGGCCAGGGGCCGGGCGAGGACACCGCCCCGGACGAGCACTGAGCGGGGCTTCCCCGCGGCTCCCCGGGCAGCACTGAGCCGGGGCCGCCCGCGGCGGACCCCGGCCCGGCGCCGACGGCTCAGGCGGCACGGCGCACCAGCGCCAGCAGCTCCCGGTTCTTCTCCCGCCGCACCCACGCGAGGACGACGAGGGGCACCATCAGGATCAGCGGTGTCGCCGCGTTCTCCCCGTCGAAGACGACGATCTGGGTGACGCACGCGCCGACCATCAGGGCGCTCAGCGCGATCGGCGCCACGCCCGACAGGACGGGTACCAACAGGGCGACGGCACCGGCGAGTTCGAGCGCGCCGATGGTGTACATGCCCGGGGCGCCCCAGCCGATCGTGTCGAAGGAGTCGACCGCCGCGGACACCGCGAAGAGCTTGGGCAGGGCGCTCGCGACGGCGAAGAACGCGGCGAGCACGATCGCCGTCGTGTTCAGCGCGATCCGGGCGCGACGGGAGCGGACGGGGGCGGCGGCCGGGGCGGCGGTGAGGTTCGTCATGACGGTCTCCTGAGCGGTGGGAGCGAGCGGTCGGTCGCTGTCACCACTTCAGACCGGGCCCGCCCCCGGAACTCATCGCCCCGCCGGGCCCCGCCTCAGACGGGCACCACCCGGACCCACACCCGGTCGTCGGTGAGATAGCGGTCGACCTTCAAGCCGGCCTCCGCCAGCGCCTGTTCGAACTCCTCCGGGGTCATGGGCAGGATCCGGTACGTCTGGGTCCACACGGCGTCCGGGAACAGGTACTCCACCTTCGTCGAGCGCACCCCGCCGCCGATCGGCTCCGACGACACCATGCGGATGGTGAACCCCGTGTCCTCGAAGCGGCGCTCCTTCGGCAGGTTCTCGTACGCGCCGTCGCGCACCCGCTGGATCAGCACGCAGCCGTCGTCGGCGACGTACCGCCGGACCGTGTCGAGCATCCCGCGCCGCACCGCCGGGTCCCCGGTGTTGACCAGGATCGAGGCGAGCAGCACGACGTCGAACTTCTCCGTGCCGAGGTCCAAGGCCCTCGATGGTGGAGCGGACCGTGCGGACGCCGCGGACCCGCTCCAGCATGTCGGGCGACTCGTCCACCGCCGTGACCTCGAAGCCGCGCTCCAGCAGCGCGTGCGTCACCCTGCCGACCCCGCAGCCCAGTTCGAGCACGCGGGCGCCTGCGGGCACGGCGCCCGCGACGATGTCCGGCTCGTCCTCGACGGGCAGTCTCGAGTAGAGCTCCACCGCGCAACCGTCGGGCGTGATGGCGCCCGGTCCGGTCCCTTCGTATCCGGTACGCATCTCAAGGCTCATGCACAGGGAACGCCCGGGCCCCACCCGCGGTTCCTCACATCGGGAACCAGCCGTGCCCCAGGTACCAGTGGCCGCCCGCGTCGAGGTGGCCGAGCACGGCGCGCTGGAGGCCGGTGCGGCGCGGGAGCTCGGCGCGCGGGGTCCCGGTGCCGCCGAAGACGAAGGCGACCGGTGTGTCGTCCTCGGGTTCGGGCGCGGTCCCCGGTGGCGTACGGATCAGCTCGAACCGCTCCTGGAAGCGGACGATGTTGGAGTCGGCCGGCAGGTACCGCCGCAACTGCTCGTCCAACAGCCAGGAGTGGCAGACGGCGACCCGCACCGGTTCCGACGGGAAGTGCCGTGCGAAGAACTCCCGGGCGCGGGCGATCGAGTCGTCGCAGGCGCGCGGGGTGAAGGGGCCGCGGAAGTCCGGGATGTGCACGCTCAGGCACGGATCGCCGGGGCCCGCGCCGCCGCCGGCGGCCGCGACCGCCGCCCCGGTCCGCTCCCCCAGCCGCTGCCGCTCGAACTGGAGCCGCCCCAACTGGTAGAGCTCGCCGCGGAAGTGCCGGGTCGGCCACCACGGCACGAGCAGTCCGGTCGTGCCGAGCCGCCGGCGGTGCACGGCGAGGTTGCGGCCGAGGTCGGCGAGCGTGTGCCGGGAGACGTCGTCGGGGATGCCCAGCTCGTGGTGGAGGGCGCGCACGTGCGGCAGCGCGGCCACGAACACGAACACGGCGAAGCAGCGGCCGAGCGCCCCCGCCGCGGCCGGGACGTCCGGCAGGCCCGTCCCCTCCCCCGGTGTCCCGAGCCGCCACAACAGTCCGCTGACGGCCCGCTCCAGCAGCTCCGTCAGCTCGGCGGAGTCCGTCATCTCGCGGTGCAGGGCGAGCAGTTGGGCGATGTCCTCGTGCGGGACGGCCAGGTCGAGCAGGATGTCCGGCAGGTCGAGGTCGGACGGCAGGGCGGCCGCGAGGCGGGGTATCGCGGGGTCGTCCAGCGCGGCGAGCCAGGCGGCACACTCCTTGTCGCCCGCGAGCGTCTCCAGCAGGTCCGGCACACTGTCTCCTTCGTTCGGCCCGGTCAGCCCGGTCGTTGATCCAAAGTACGCGCGCGCCGCGCCACCAGTGCCGCCGTCAGGTGCTGGAGATCGGCGGGCCGGGAGGGCGAGAGGCCGGTGAGGCGTGCGATGCGGCGGATGCGGTAGTCCACGGTGTTGGGGTGGATGTGCAGGGCGGCGGCGCAGCCGCGCCGGTCCAGGCCGTGCCGCAGATAGGTCTCCAGGGTGTGCAGCAGTTCCGGTTTGCCGTCGAGGGGTCGCAGGAGCAGGGCGAGACCTTCGAGGGCGACGCTGGGGCGGCTGAGCTGGTAGTCGAGGAGGACGTCGGCGAGCCGGTACAGGCCCGGGCCGCGTCCGGTGCGCTCCACCAGGTCGACGATCTCGGTGTTCTCGGCGACGGCGGCGGCCACCGCGGCGGGCTCGACGACGGCCGCGGCGGCGGTCACGGGGACACCGGCCGCGCGCTCCGCCGCGTCGATCAGGGCGCACAGGCCGGTCCAGGGCGGCGCTTCGGCGAGCGGCAGCAGCGCGGTGCCGCCGGAGCTGTCGAGCGAGGTCAGGGCGGGTTCGCCGGTGCCCGCGCCGAACGCGTCGAGGGCGGCGCGGACCCGGCGGATCTTGCGCCGGGCGGCGACGCCCGCGCCGGGGCCGGGCAGCGTCTCGTCGGGGTGGGTGCCCAGGCGCAGGGTCAGCGCGGCGTAGAGGGCGGCGGGCCGCTGGACGCCGGGCCGCCGCTCGACATCACCGGTCTCGCCCGCGAGCAGCGCGGCCAGCAGGGCGTGCCGCCCGCCGTGCTCCTGGCTGTCGAGGATGGCGCGGGCCTGGAGGTAGGCGCGGCTGACGGCGGAGGTCACCTGCTGCTGGAGCACCATGATCCGGTCGACGGCCTCTTTGAGATCGGGCAGTTCGGCGGGGCGGGCGTCCTGGGACAGCTCGGCCCAGCACATCGCCGTACCGATCTGGTACGCGGTGAGGATCGCGTCCAGCGGGACGCCCTCCTCGGCGCGCTGGGCCGCGGAGTCGCGCTGCTGGGCGAGTTCGGCGTCGGTGGCAGGTCTGCGGTGCTCGATGACGTCGGCGAGCAGCCGCAGCGTGTACTGCACGATGTCGGCGATGTCCCCGGCGATCTCCTCGCCGGGCAGTTCGGCGTAGACGGGGAGTTCGCTGCGCAGCCGGGTGACGACCCGCCGGGTGAGGGCGGGGACGCGGGCCCGCAGCCGCGCGGCGGCCGGGACGCCCGCGACGATCAGTGGGCCCGTGGCCCCAGCCTTGTCACGCGTCACAACTTTCCCCCGGTAAGTCTGCGTTACCGACCAGTTAAGCGCTGCCCCACGAGTCTGCATCATGTGCGGCGACCCCATCCATGCCCCACCGTGAGATTCAGGGAGCCGCACCGTGAACTCTCTTCGCAGCAAGGGACTTTCGGGCCGCAGCAGACAAGGTCTGGGAGCCGCGCTCGTCGCCGTCGCGGCCCTGGCGACGCTCGGCGCGGGCACCGCGCAGGCCGGCGCCGCCACGCCCCAGGTGTACGTGGCGCTCGGCGACTCGATGGCCTCGGGCCCGCTGGTGCCGCCGATCACGGGCCCGCTGGCCTGCGGCCGTTCCACCCGCAACTACGCGCACCTGCTGGCCGATCAGCTGAAGGTGACGACGTTCCGTGACGTGACCTGTTCCGGTGCGGACACCGACGACATGTCCACCCCGCAGAAGCTGTCCCTGCTGGGCGTCGACATGGGCACGGCCGCGCCCCAGTTCGACGCGCTCAGCGCCGACACCACGCTGGTGACGCTCACGATCGGCGGCAACGACGCGGGCCTGGTCGGCGTCGCCCAGGACTGTATGCAACTCGACCCGACGGCGGACAGCTGCCAGAAGAAGTTCGTCGTGGACGGCGTCGACAAGGTCGCCCAGCGGATCGAGGCGTTCGGCCCGAAGCTCGCGGCCGTCCTCGACACGGTCCACCAGCGCTCACCGCAGGCCCGCGTGCTGGTCACCGGCTACGGCGACTACATCAAGAAGGGCGGCTGCTGGCCGCTGGTCCCGGTCCTCGGCAAGGACGCCGACTGGCTCCAGGGCAGCGTCGACCATCTCAACTCGGTGATCGCCGCGCAGTCCGCCGCGCACGGCGCCGAGTACGTGGACGTGCGCACCCCGAGCGCGGATCACGACGCCTGCCGCGCGATCGGCACCAAGTGGGTGGAGGGGTTCGTGCCGACGGCCCCGGCGGCGCCGCTGCACCCGAACGCCCTCGGCGAGGCCGCGTACGCCCGTTTCATCGGTACGCACATCGGAGGCTGACGCTCCCGCGCCGTGACACGAAGAGGCACCCTGGAAGGGGTGCCTCTTCACCGTACGGAGGTGACGGCCATGCATCTGATCCGGACCGGTGACGAACCGGTCACCGCCCGCAGCCCGCTGCGCCTGCGGCTGGGCCTGGCCCTGTTCGGCCTGCTCTGGACGACGGCCGGCACCGTGGCGTTCCTCTTCGCCCACCGCCCCGGCTGGGCGCTGGCCTGCGGCGCCCTCTGGCTGATCACGACGATCGACCTCTTCATGATCACCCGCCACATCCGCCAGGGCCCCCACTACCAGCCGGGCCACGACATCCCGCCCTACAGAAAGGGCGCCCCCTAAGGGGCGCGAGGAACTGCGCGAGAAGCGACCACGACGGGTCACCCGACAGCCGAGAAGGCGCCCCCGAAGGGGCGCGGGGAACTGCGCGAGAACCCCGCACAACCGCCACCCGCCGCCCCACCAGCAACCAGGCAGCCGAAAACCGCGTCAGTCGTCGAACCGCGCCGCCGCCACATACTCCGGCTGCGGATCCAGCGCGGCGGCCAGCCGAAAGTGCCGCCGGGCCTGCTGCGGCCGCGCCCAGCGCTCATAGGTGCGGGCCAGCGCGAAGTGCGCGAACGCGTTGTCCGGCTCGCGCTCGAGGACGATGGAGAACTCCAGCTCAGCGGCGCGCAACTGCGCGGCGGCGAAGAAGGCGCGCGCCCGCAGCAGCCGCGCGGCGGTGTTCTCCGGATGCGCGGCGATCACATCGTCGAGCAGCTTCACCGCACCGCGGGGGTCCCGCGCGGCGAGCAGCTGCTCGGCGGCGCGGTAGTCGATGACGTGCGTCTCCGGGGTGGCGTCGGACACGGTGTGCTCCCTTCCGGTGTCGACCACGTCAACGCCGTGGCCCATGAGGGCTATTCCTGCCCGCCCCGCACCGTCAGGACACTCAGCCCAGCGACACGGCGAGCACCATCCCGGTCAGGACGAGCACGGCCCCGGCGATCATGAAACTGCGGTCCACACCGGGCCGCTCCCCGCCGAGCAGCACGGTCTCGCGCGGGTCCTCGGTGTCGTAGGCGACGCGGACGACGCCGCCGACGGGCAGCGGCAGCCGCTTGCCCGCCGGGACCGGCGAGACGACCTCGACGACCTGGCCGTCGCCGGTCGCGAACTGCAGCAGCGGCCGGTCGGACCCGGGCTGCGGCGGCTTGACCAGCGCCTCGACCACGTTCCCCGCCACCTTCACGCGCCGGGTGCGCTGAAGTCCGTAGGCGCCCGCGAGGAGGGCGACGAGGCCGCCCATCGCGGTGAACGCCGCCAGAACGATCATTTCGACGCGGCGTGCGCCCGGCGCACCAGATCGGCCCAGACCGCGTCGACCTGTTCCCGCAGCCGGTCCAGGGACACGTCGTTGTCGATCACGACGTCGGCGACGGCGAGCCGCTTCTCACGGGTGGCCTGGGCGGCCATCCGGGCCCGCGCGTCCTCCTCGCTCATGCCGCGCAGCCGGGTCAGCCGGTCGAGCTGGGTCTCGGCGCTCGCGTCCACCACGACGACCAGGTCGTAGAGCGGCGCCAGAGCGTTCTCCGCGAGGAGCGGTACGTCGTGGACGACGACCGAGTCCGGTCCCGCCGATTTCTGGAGCTCCGCGGAGCGCGCGCCGACCAGCGGGTGCACGATCGCGTTGAGAGTGGCCAGCTTGTCGGAGTCGGCGAAGACGATCGACCCCAGCTTGGGGCGGTCGAGCGTGCCGTCCGCCGTGAGGATGTCGTCGCCGAACGCCTCGACGACCGCCGCGAGCCCGGGTGTGCCGGGCTCGACGACCTCACGGGCGATGCGGTCGGCGTCGATCAGGAGCGCGCCGCGCTCCACCAGGAGCCTCGACACTTCGCTCTTGCCGGAACCGATTCCCCCGGTCAAGCCCACAGACAACAAGTCCGCGCCTCCCACTCGCCTCGGCACCCCGGCCCGCGGGGAGCGTCCTTGCGACGAGCCTAGTCGCCTTCCCGCTCCGCCAGGAACCTCTCGAACTCCAGGCCGATCTCGTCCGCCGAGGGGATCTCCATCGACTCCGCCAGCATGTTGCCCCGCGACTCCGCGCCGGCCGCCGCGTCGTACTGGTGCTCAAGTCCCTGGACGAGCGCGACGAGCTCCTCGTCGCCCTCCTGGATCTGCCGGTCGATCTCCGTCTGCGTGCGGTGCGCCTCGGTGCGCAGCGCGTGCGCGATGCCCGGCAGGACCAGACCGGTCGCGGCGGTGACCGCCTCCAGAGCGGTGAGCGCGGCGTCCGGGTACGCGGAGCGCGCGATGTAGTGCGGAACGTGCGCGGCGACACCGAGCACGTCGAACCCGGCCTGCGTCAGCCGGTACTCGATCAGCGCCTCGGCGCTGCCCGGCACCTGCGCCTCCTCGAAGGGGCTGCGGTGCCCGGGCACCAGGTCCGTGCGGTTCCCGTGCGGGGTGAGGCCGACGGGCCGGGTGTGCGGCACGCCCATGGGGATGCCGTGGAAGTTCACCGCGAGCCGGACGCCGAGGCGCTCCACGATCTGCTCGACGGCCGCCGCGAACCGCTCCCACTCCACGTCCGGCTCGGGGCCGGACAGCAGCAGGAAGGGCGCGCCGGTGGCGTCCTGGACGAGCCGCACCTCGATCGAGGGCACCTCGTAGTCGCTCCAGCTGTCGCGCTTGAACGTCAGCAGCGGGCGGCGGGCCCGGTAGTCCACGAGCCGGTCGTGGTCGAAGCGCGCCACGAGCTGGTGCGGCAGCGAGTCGAGGAGACGCTCGACGATCTGGTCGCCGGTCTCTCCCGCGTCGATGTAACCGTCGAAGTGATAGAGCATGACAAGGCCGGCGGACTCCTGGGCGAGCGCCATGTCGACCGTGGCCAGGCCCTTCGGCTCCCATGTGTACAAATCCTGCGGATCAAGCACAGTGACCGCTCCTCCTCGTGTTCTTCAGGGGGAACGCGCGCGGAGGGCGCGAGCATTCCCGCTCGCGCCCTTTCTCGGCACCCGCTTACACGTCAGCCCGCCATCACGCGCGTGTGCAGCCTGGTCACGGCCCTGCGCGCCGACGTGAACGCGCCGTGCTGCCAGGCGTCGGTGTAGCTGAGCCAGTCACCGGCGAAGTAGACGCGGCCCGTCGGCTCGTTGAGCGGCTTGTAGCGCGGGTCGTCGGGGCCACCGGGGGTGTTGTGCCAGGCGCCCTCCAGGTGCGGGGTCTGCCGCCAGTGGTGGGAGAACGACGTGGCGAGTTCCGTGCGGTACTTCTCGCCGTAGATCTTCACGCCCTGCACGACGGCCCGTGCCTCGCGCGCCGCCGGGCTCAGCTTCGCGTACGCGTCCGCGTCGCCGCCGTAGTTGTAGTACCCGATCATGACGCC is a genomic window containing:
- a CDS encoding M20/M25/M40 family metallo-hydrolase; this encodes MADPQGSLDPRAAADRLMDGLRADLERLARIPSIAFPGFPAEPVREAHDLLVGLLRDVGVEHIETIELPDTAPVIFGEIPPPTPDAPTVLLYSHYDVQPPGDESLWESPPFEPTPVREGGEEGLRARGIADDKSNVIAHLGMLRAFGGRPPVGVKIVFEGQEEYGSPFDEYPPTDPERFACDAMVIADLGNVRPGTPTLTTGLRGAAEVIVEARTLKEPRHSGEFGGAAPDALLVLLKALATLHDVHGDVAVEGLRRDEWTGAGFTEDEFRDLAGVEAGLPLLGSGTLGERLWSGPAITVIGIDAPSVDHAASAVVPYARAKLNLRFHPRQDPREARAALADHLSGLKPFGVPLTVTPGDTGPGYEAATDGPAYRAARAALATAWGTEASYIATGGSIPLVNGLAQAAPQAEVLLFGAQDNQCNLHAPNERVLLSELRATVVAMCAFVTEYAADFTREGRA
- a CDS encoding RNA-binding S4 domain-containing protein, with amino-acid sequence MAAKTTQTPQAPKEPGPPGGESVRVDSWIWSVRLVKTRSAGAAACKGGHVKVNGTSAKPAYALRVGDEVRLRQPGHQERVVVVKRLLRKRVSAPVAVEAYVDNSPPPPPREVVAPVGIRDRGTGRPTKRDRRELERLRGIFGQGPGEDTAPDEH
- a CDS encoding DoxX family protein, encoding MTNLTAAPAAAPVRSRRARIALNTTAIVLAAFFAVASALPKLFAVSAAVDSFDTIGWGAPGMYTIGALELAGAVALLVPVLSGVAPIALSALMVGACVTQIVVFDGENAATPLILMVPLVVLAWVRREKNRELLALVRRAA
- a CDS encoding acyltransferase domain-containing protein, giving the protein MPDLLETLAGDKECAAWLAALDDPAIPRLAAALPSDLDLPDILLDLAVPHEDIAQLLALHREMTDSAELTELLERAVSGLLWRLGTPGEGTGLPDVPAAAGALGRCFAVFVFVAALPHVRALHHELGIPDDVSRHTLADLGRNLAVHRRRLGTTGLLVPWWPTRHFRGELYQLGRLQFERQRLGERTGAAVAAAGGGAGPGDPCLSVHIPDFRGPFTPRACDDSIARAREFFARHFPSEPVRVAVCHSWLLDEQLRRYLPADSNIVRFQERFELIRTPPGTAPEPEDDTPVAFVFGGTGTPRAELPRRTGLQRAVLGHLDAGGHWYLGHGWFPM
- a CDS encoding helix-turn-helix domain-containing protein, whose product is MIVAGVPAAARLRARVPALTRRVVTRLRSELPVYAELPGEEIAGDIADIVQYTLRLLADVIEHRRPATDAELAQQRDSAAQRAEEGVPLDAILTAYQIGTAMCWAELSQDARPAELPDLKEAVDRIMVLQQQVTSAVSRAYLQARAILDSQEHGGRHALLAALLAGETGDVERRPGVQRPAALYAALTLRLGTHPDETLPGPGAGVAARRKIRRVRAALDAFGAGTGEPALTSLDSSGGTALLPLAEAPPWTGLCALIDAAERAAGVPVTAAAAVVEPAAVAAAVAENTEIVDLVERTGRGPGLYRLADVLLDYQLSRPSVALEGLALLLRPLDGKPELLHTLETYLRHGLDRRGCAAALHIHPNTVDYRIRRIARLTGLSPSRPADLQHLTAALVARRARTLDQRPG
- a CDS encoding SGNH/GDSL hydrolase family protein, with the translated sequence MNSLRSKGLSGRSRQGLGAALVAVAALATLGAGTAQAGAATPQVYVALGDSMASGPLVPPITGPLACGRSTRNYAHLLADQLKVTTFRDVTCSGADTDDMSTPQKLSLLGVDMGTAAPQFDALSADTTLVTLTIGGNDAGLVGVAQDCMQLDPTADSCQKKFVVDGVDKVAQRIEAFGPKLAAVLDTVHQRSPQARVLVTGYGDYIKKGGCWPLVPVLGKDADWLQGSVDHLNSVIAAQSAAHGAEYVDVRTPSADHDACRAIGTKWVEGFVPTAPAAPLHPNALGEAAYARFIGTHIGG
- a CDS encoding DUF6343 family protein, with product MHLIRTGDEPVTARSPLRLRLGLALFGLLWTTAGTVAFLFAHRPGWALACGALWLITTIDLFMITRHIRQGPHYQPGHDIPPYRKGAP
- a CDS encoding tetratricopeptide repeat protein — its product is MGHGVDVVDTGREHTVSDATPETHVIDYRAAEQLLAARDPRGAVKLLDDVIAAHPENTAARLLRARAFFAAAQLRAAELEFSIVLEREPDNAFAHFALARTYERWARPQQARRHFRLAAALDPQPEYVAAARFDD
- a CDS encoding DUF3592 domain-containing protein; amino-acid sequence: MIVLAAFTAMGGLVALLAGAYGLQRTRRVKVAGNVVEALVKPPQPGSDRPLLQFATGDGQVVEVVSPVPAGKRLPLPVGGVVRVAYDTEDPRETVLLGGERPGVDRSFMIAGAVLVLTGMVLAVSLG
- the coaE gene encoding dephospho-CoA kinase — its product is MLSVGLTGGIGSGKSEVSRLLVERGALLIDADRIAREVVEPGTPGLAAVVEAFGDDILTADGTLDRPKLGSIVFADSDKLATLNAIVHPLVGARSAELQKSAGPDSVVVHDVPLLAENALAPLYDLVVVVDASAETQLDRLTRLRGMSEEDARARMAAQATREKRLAVADVVIDNDVSLDRLREQVDAVWADLVRRAHAASK
- a CDS encoding PAC2 family protein, whose product is MLDPQDLYTWEPKGLATVDMALAQESAGLVMLYHFDGYIDAGETGDQIVERLLDSLPHQLVARFDHDRLVDYRARRPLLTFKRDSWSDYEVPSIEVRLVQDATGAPFLLLSGPEPDVEWERFAAAVEQIVERLGVRLAVNFHGIPMGVPHTRPVGLTPHGNRTDLVPGHRSPFEEAQVPGSAEALIEYRLTQAGFDVLGVAAHVPHYIARSAYPDAALTALEAVTAATGLVLPGIAHALRTEAHRTQTEIDRQIQEGDEELVALVQGLEHQYDAAAGAESRGNMLAESMEIPSADEIGLEFERFLAEREGD